The following coding sequences lie in one Musa acuminata AAA Group cultivar baxijiao chromosome BXJ3-1, Cavendish_Baxijiao_AAA, whole genome shotgun sequence genomic window:
- the LOC135628425 gene encoding F-box protein SKIP16-like, with protein sequence MAAVLEGLGVPVLETILSKVAFSDAAAAACVSTTLRSVASDDALWRHFCARDLAVCDQPLDPDGNPCHSFKEAYRRWFESFGMYPFPLVRRAKECWSSIKSWMAVNLPEVNDTLRKGASEAEIKSAEKILGVQLPIPTKVLYRLCDGQQTLTPDLVENRLLAPLGVIGGYEFYDYIVNVHLLPLRLVVTETKRIARQLGFLTRSKSIVVAASYYMEKFFFLNCTSGQLYVGTRNLREDGEMMPCVPQSLIRPAVDIGHDMPQDALLLWLEEHCRRLQSGMIKTRELKDCRSICIFPETPPYCSVAVTNGVQVRSSAIFVPEASEGNGGDYYYSYSIRMSLLPEGCLLDGTYYSSCQLCSRHWIIRSRDIIVSDVGGEAVIGKFPLLIPGKEEFVYQSCTPLPGAPGSIEGSFTFVPGRISKPEGRHFDAKVAPFILEEPEYIF encoded by the exons ATGGCGGCAGTGTTGGAGGGATTGGGGGTACCGGTGCTGGAGACCATCCTTTCCAAGGTCGCTTTCAGCGACGCTGCCGCCGCAGCCTGCGTCAGCACTACGCTCCGCTCCGTCGCCTCCGATGACGCACTCTGGCGCCACTTCTGCGCTCGCGACCTCGCCGTCTGCGATCAACCCCTCGACCCCGACGGCAACCCTTGCCACTCCTTCAAg GAGGCGTACAGAAGATGGTTTGAATCTTTTGGTATGTACCCATTTCCTTTGGTAAGGAGAGCAAAAGAATGTTGGAGTTCAATTAAGAGTTGGATGGCTGTTAATCTTCCTGAAGTCAATGACACTTTGAGGAAGGGTGCTTCTGAAGCTGAAATAAAATCGGCTGAGAAAATACTAGGAGTCCAGTTACCTATTCCAACCAAGGTTCTGTATAGGCTGTGTGATGGTCAGCAGACATTGACTCCAGACCTTGTTGAAAACAGACTTCTGGCTCCCTTGGGAGTTATAGGTGGCTATGAATTTTATGATTATATTGTAAATGTGCACTTGCTGCCTTTAAGGCTGGTTGTGACAGAAACCAAAAGAATTGCTAGACAGCTAGGTTTCCTGACTAGATCCAAGTCTATTGTTGTGGCAGCTTCCTACTACATGGAGAAGTTCTTTTTCCTAAATTGCACCAGTGGCCAACTTTATGTTGGCACAAGGAATTTGAGGGAGGATGGGGAAATGATGCCATGTGTCCCTCAGTCATTGATAAGGCCAGCAGTTGATATCGGTCATGATATGCCACAAGATGCGCTTTTGTTGTGGTTAGAAGAACATTGTAGACGTTTACAAAGTGGTATGATCAAGACTCGTGAACTAAAAGATTGTCGGAGTATTTGCATATTTCCAGAAACACCTCCTTATTGTTCTGTTGCAGTAACTAATGGTGTTCAG GTTCGTTCCTCTGCTATTTTTGTGCCGGAAGCTTCTGAAGGCAATGGAGGGGACTATTATTATTCTTACTCAATTCGCATGTCTCTCCTGCCCGAGGGATGCTTACTGGATGGCACATATTACTCGTCATGTCAGCTTTGTTCACGTCACTGGATTATCCGTTCCAGGGATATCATTGTTTCCGATGTGGGTGGAGAAGCTGTGATAGGAAAG TTTCCTCTACTGATTCCAGGTAAGGAAGAATTTGTTTATCAAAGTTGCACTCCTTTGCCAGGTGCTCCTGGATCTATAGAGGGCTCCTTTACATTTGTTCCTGGCAG GATAAGCAAGCCTGAAGGAAGACACTTCGATGCGAAGGTTGCACCTTTCATCCTTGAAGAACCAGAGTATATTTTCTAG
- the LOC135628637 gene encoding uncharacterized protein LOC135628637 produces the protein MGKSQDEHQAPAPQIFPPEGHEGNACDGCPRCRSIGRIARPRCVTTLVLAVAILLLVVFWLPPFVRRYEGAGRPDPDPRFSADVVASFKLQKPVGLLNSNIGKLQLDIFEEIGVPDSSIAVIYLEPLDGSNWTNVVFGVWPYRKNSTLSSTGLSILRSSFMSLVIQQSTLHLTTTLFGNSSFFEVLKFPGGITIIPLQRVFLLQNVQMLFNFTLNFPIYQVQDKVNELKDQMKAGLLLNWNENLYVRLINLEGTTVSPPTIVQTSIVLAVGNRRPSLPRWKELAHTIQNSSVGNLGLNHTVFGRVKQIRLSSFLQHSSNNGSNTSSPHPSPQPNHHLHHHHHHHKHHFPVDNAPGPAPPDTAPRHGYEISPSGCGCGFSSKPKGKGYSAPAAVPVDAPKHSAAPAAVLGCSYRPVGAPMSAQNHLLAPRAHENPPVPAPSRISASPSPAVSFMHVPPPSKSVKDTEPPDRTPSISPASYSSSGSGKSFAHLVLVPLLYLSSSL, from the exons ATGGGGAAATCCCAGGACGAACATCAGGCGCCCGCGCCGCAGATTTTCCCGCCGGAGGGTCACGAGGGTAATGCCTGCGACGGTTGCCCGCGCTGCCGCTCGATCGGGCGGATAGCGCGGCCTCGCTGCGTCACCACGCTGGTTCTCGCCGTTGCGATTTTGCTGTTGGTCGTGTTCTGGTTGCCGCCGTTCGTGAGGCGGTACGAGGGCGCTGGCCGTCCCGATCCGGACCCGCGGTTCTCAG CTGATGTTGTTGCGAGTTTTAAACTGCAAAAACCTGTTGGTTTACTAAATTCCAATATCGGAAAACTGCAACTTGACATCTTTGAAGAAATCGGTGTTCCTGATTCCTCG ATAGCTGTAATTTATCTGGAACCTTTGGATGGATCAAATTGGACAAATGTGGTTTTTGGAGTTTGGCCTTATCGAAAGAACTCAACTTTGTCATCAACTGGGCTAAGCATTCTCAGGTCTTCCTTCATGTCCTTGGTCATTCAGCAGTCAACTCTTCACTTGACTACAACACTGTTTGGGAACTCGTCGTTCTTTGAGGTGCTCAAGTTTCCTGGAGGGATCACCATAATACCTCTCCAAAGAGTTTTTCTTTTGCAAAATGTGCAAATGCTTTTCAATTTCACTTTAAACTTTCCTATCTATCAAGTCCAAGATAAAGTCAATGAACTGAAGGACCAGATGAAGGCTGGGCTACTACTAAATTGGAATGAG AATCTATATGTTCGATTGATAAACTTGGAAGGCACAACAGTTTCTCCTCCAACAATTGTTCAAACATCAATTGTACTTGCAGTTGGGAATCGGCGGCCCTCCCTTCCACGGTGGAAGGAGTTAGCTCACACAATCCAGAACTCTTCTGTTGGAAATCTTGGACTAAATCACACAGTATTTGGTAGAGTAAAGCAAATACGTTTGTCCTCTTTTCTTCAGCATTCCTCAAATAACGGAAGCAATACCAGTTCACCACATCCATCTCCTCAACCAAACCATCATCtgcaccaccatcatcatcaccataaGCACCATTTTCCTGTGGATAATGCACCTGGTCCTGCTCCTCCTGATACTGCTCCACGACATGGTTATGAAATTTCACCTTCTGGTTGTGGATGTGGATTTTCAAGCAAACCAAAAGGCAAGGGTTATTCAGCTCCAGCTGCTGTGCCTGTTGATGCTCCAAAGCATTCTGCTGCACCAGCAGCTGTTCTGGGGTGTTCTTACAGGCCTGTGGGTGCTCCAATGAGTGCTCAAAATCATTTACTTGCTCCTCGTGCACATGAAAATCCGCCTGTTCCAGCTCCAAGCAGGATTTCAGCATCTCCTTCGCCTGCTGTTTCTTTTATGCATGTGCCACCTCCTAGTAAGAGTGTAAAAGATACTGAGCCTCCAGATCGTACGCCATCAATTTCACCTGCATCATATTCAT CTTCTGGGTCAGGCAAGTCTTTTGCCCATTTGGTCCTCGTGCCGTTGTTGTATTTATCATCGAGTTTGTAA
- the LOC103986877 gene encoding uncharacterized protein LOC103986877, which produces MTRFGSLAPKTKNLIVAGGLSGFVLGVYYYTMRAVGGTDELQVAIDKFEQAKNKKEAETTSSAGS; this is translated from the coding sequence ATGACCAGATTCGGCAGCCTTGCACCAAAGACCAAGAACCTGATTGTTGCAGGTGGGTTGTCAGGCTTTGTTCTTGGGGTTTACTACTACACCATGAGAGCAGTTGGGGGCACAGATGAGCTGCAGGTTGCTATCGACAAGTTCGAACAAGCCAAGAACAAAAAGGAGGCTGAAACAACATCCTCTGCTGGCTCCTAG